One genomic window of Gracilinema caldarium DSM 7334 includes the following:
- a CDS encoding heme-degrading domain-containing protein, which yields MIATQELLDTIKQEEAELVLPHFDEHDAWRLGTILVEMARNRQAPVAIDIRRPGQTLFHAALPGATPDNDEWIRRKSNVVFRFGKASFAVGISLALADTTIDAKYYVSPLEYSPHGGAFPIRVTGAGIVACATVSGLPQEEDHKLVVTALRQYLSSTYP from the coding sequence CGGAATTAGTGCTTCCCCATTTTGATGAACATGATGCGTGGCGGCTTGGCACCATCCTTGTAGAGATGGCACGGAACCGGCAAGCCCCGGTAGCCATCGATATCCGCCGGCCCGGCCAAACACTCTTTCATGCGGCCCTTCCCGGGGCAACGCCGGATAATGATGAATGGATCCGCCGTAAATCCAACGTGGTGTTCCGCTTCGGCAAGGCCAGCTTTGCCGTAGGCATCAGCCTGGCATTGGCAGATACCACAATCGATGCTAAATATTACGTGAGCCCCCTCGAATATAGTCCCCACGGAGGCGCTTTCCCCATCCGGGTTACCGGTGCAGGCATCGTGGCCTGTGCAACCGTATCAGGCCTACCCCAGGAAGAGGACCATAAACTGGTGGTTACCGCCCTGCGGCAGTATCTTTCATCAACTTACCCTTGA